The nucleotide window TTATATCTGGTAAAAAGAACACAAGCCATTGGAAATCTCAAAGAAACATTAAAAACCACTATTTTTTGACACTAAATCATATAGCACAGCATTGAAATCTCACCAAATTATAAAACGCAATTTTGCAATCTGTTGGAACATTCCAACTCCTACGCTGGAACATTTCAACCCCAAGCGCTGCCGCACTCAAGATCGTCAAGTTCATAGACAAATCCTTCTACAACCCACATGCCATCTATTACAAAGGTCCCAAGATAAAAGGGGTACAGAGTACAAATTCTATGAACCAGAAGACCTGTTACTGTGCTTCACTGGATTCGCGCTTTGATGCTTCCTTGATTTCGTCCCCGGCATCATCCTAAACCACCAGATAAACAATTAAATTTAGTTTACCAAAGTTAAAATACTGATGTGGAACTTAATCATCAAGCAGCATTTGATATATACTGAATTGCAATGATAGGTTGCATAATCGGTATCACTATAATGATGCATCCCAATCTCAAGAGTCAAGACCCCCTTTTCGGTCATATGTGTACATGCATAACGAGGGAAAGAGGATGAGAGATACCGTGATATCAGAAGTCCAGAGTGTAAGATTGTCTCGGAGAAGCTGCATGATCAAAGTGCTATCCTTGTAGGATTCCTCACCCAATGTGTCAAGCTCAGAAATAGCCTCATCAAAAGCCTGTGGGAAGAAGTATCGAAATTGAGTTAAAAAGCAATACACTAAACATCCAATTCTCAAGTTTATTTAAAAACTGCAGTCACCAACAAACCTGTACTCAGCCACAAGGGAGAAAAGAATCATTTTACAAAAGCTTGTTTAGTTCATTTAACACCCAAGTGTTAGAAAGCAAAACACATACCAAATTCATGCCATGAAGACACAAGAATGGTTAAACAGCCCCTAAATAAGAAATGTATAACACTCATATACAGATTCTGCAGCATGAATTGCTAATTTGTAACATGTTACATAACAGCAAAAACTCAAAAGTTCACGTCCAGATTGTCGATTCACCAAAGGTCCAATCTTATCTAAATTATCCAAGCATATTTCACCAATCAATACTCCAAGACTAATGAACAGAACCAAATATGATGGctggtattcttgaaattggAGAGAGCTCATTTCTTCTAGTAAATGTAGTTGTACCAACTAAGTAGAAgggttttttaaattttgacccAAGAAGTAGAAATTGTTCAGGAAAGAAGTATCCAGAGAAGTATAAAAGTGATTGATTAAAGGATGAGACGCCATTTCTCATATGACATGTGGCATAACCAGATAAACCGAAAAGAGAAGTAGTTCTTACTTCAtttataaaccaactaacactCTCAAAGAAATTTGCAACTAAACGTCTACGGAAAAGAATTTCTCATCAAGCATGTAAATTCCATGCACACTAAAGCCAGGTGCAATAAAGGCAAACATAGTGACCTAATAAATTCATAAAGAACCGTAAAAACCAGGGAAGGAGAATAACAATGAATATAGGTTATGTATTTTCAGTGAATATCTACAACTGTATATTAAATTTATACAATAAATACCACTGAATAATTTAGAGACTAGAATGCACATAAGTATAGACAACAAAAGGCCTTGCGTACAAACCTGTTTTGCCAGATTGCAAGCACGATCAGGTGAGTTAAGGATTTCATAGTAGAAGACTGAGAAGTTGAGTGCAAGTCCAAGCCTTATTGGGTGGGTTGGAGCCAACTCGGCGAGGGCAATGTCCtgcatcaaacaaaacaaaacaaaacaagctTAAGGAtcactacaaaaaacaaaagcacaatTAGAAAACTAAAAATGGCAGAAAGGCAAGCTGAATACCAACCTGAGCAGACTTGTAAGCCAACAAAGTGCTCTCAGCTGCTTCCTTTCTCTCGCCTCCAGTCTTAAACTCTGCAAGGTACCTGTGGTAGTCACCTTTCATCTTGAGGTAAAACACCTTGGACTCGGCGGAAGAGGCAGACGGAATGAGGTGCGACTCAAGAAGGTTCAATATCCCATCACAGATCTTGCTGAGCTCAGCCTCGATCTTGCTCCTGTATTCCTTGATAATCGCAACATGATCCTCATTCCCTCTGCTCTCCTCCTTCTGCTCAATGGAAGATATGATCCTCCATGAAGCTCTCCTAGCTCCAATGACATTCTTATAAGCCACGGAGAGGAGGTTTCTTTCCTCCACTGTTAGCTCCTCAACATCAACAGTCTTGGCAACTTTCTCCATAAACTCAACCATCTCCTCATATCTCTCAGCCTGTTCGGCCAACTTGGCCATGTACACATTCTCCTCACGTGAAGAATCAGGTGGCGACATCTTTGCTATGTAAGTCTAAATCTGAAACCTGGGAATTAATCCAACAAACGACAGTTTAAGTCAGTGATCTCTATTCACAGACACATATACTCGCATACAAGTAAATCACTACACACAGAACAACATCGTAGCACATATCAAATTAGTTACACACGAAACTAGGACGCAATAGATAAACAAACTATCAAACATTTACTCAGATCTGAACATAGTTGGAACTAAGTGGagtcggctgtatgaatcctagaaggCTATATGAACATAGTTGAACTAAgtggtgttctaggattcatccagccaaccccacttagtgggaaaaggcattgttgttgttgttgaacatAGTTGAACTAACAACAGATGAGGAAAAACATGTTAATTCTATAAAATCCTATaagaaaccaaataaaaatgCGAACTTCAGACCTTTTCATGAAATTTTCTCAGCAAACAAACAGATCAGGATCCTGATTCAGTTATCACAAAAACAGATTAGACCAGTAAATCTCACTCCCAACTTACCCAACAGTAATCCCCAAGCTTTTAACTTTAGTcataccagaaaaaaaaaaaaaaaaaaaaaaaaaaaaaccccaatttCCAATCCCCTTTTCAAaaaactcatcttttttaaTCATTGAAAAACCACTTCCACTTCCCCAGCAACCAAACAATTCACAAATCGAAATCTAATCGATCCAACACTCAAATCAACTACCAAAGTTAAATCAAATCAGATCCAGTCACAAGAACATAAAgtcaacaactttttttttcccaaaaaataaaagatatcaAAACCCAAGATAACAGATAAGCAATCATCACAAGCAAACAGTagatcaacaacaaaaaattaaaattaaaattaaaattaaaattgaaatcaaatcaggaaaaatcaaaccccaAGCTAACCCTAGTTCTTGAGAAGTTGGGGGCGGCCGTACCTTCTCTGGTCCACGATGAGGATGAAGATCTAAGCTTGGAGTAAAATTGGGGGAAGTGGAAATCCGGGTGGGGGCTTTAAAATGGTCGCCACGAGGAAAGGGTAGGGAGGTAGGCCCAATGGGAACGTGACACGTGGTGCGTGGTGGAGATTGCGTTTTTTTTGGGAGTGGGGGAGACGCCACGCTGGCGTTGACGGTCAACGGAAAATCCTTCATCATCTCTTTGGGCTGTCGACTTGTCGTTTGGTTTGGTATTATTGCTGCAGCCTGACGTGCGTTGTGAGGTGCGGGTGTTTGGCCTCGTGGGGACGGACGGACGGCCGGACTTGACGGTGTCAAAATCGACAAAATTAAGGCCGTGCAACAAGAATCACGCTGTGCTGactgtgtttttgtttttccatgAAGAAGATGTTCAAAACTTAGCATAATTggcatttttttttagaaaaattaatgaaaagagtttcaAATCTtcacattttaattaaaaatcacccattaactttatttaataataagaacaaaagactaataaaaaaaattaaaaacctaacACATCCAACTTGCGCTGGGGCGTGTACCCCTCCTTTAAAACTTCAAACACTCCATTTTTTTCTCCCATCTTTTTTgtttaatagattttttttctACCCCTCACCGTCGCCATCGCCTTTGGCCGACACTTTGGACTTGCCTCTGTGCAACAAGAGGCCTGCTTCGCCTCATGTGGCAAGGTTGAGTTATATGAGGTCAGGAGGTGCTACTTCTGTGACTGTAAGGTTCAATCCGGTTAGCAGTAGTTACGTGGATGAGGACATTCCACTACCTCCGCCACCTCCTCCTCTATCAATTAACCAAAACGATAGTAGTGTAGATGGTAACGCGAATTCGATAAACTCGGGAGTTGATGGGTCTTTACAAACAGGCAATGGTGAAGGGAGACAGTTGTGGGAAGTAATGCCAATGGTGGAGCTACAAGTTTGACAGGCAAAGTCG belongs to Malus sylvestris chromosome 17, drMalSylv7.2, whole genome shotgun sequence and includes:
- the LOC126610032 gene encoding 14-3-3-like protein A: MSPPDSSREENVYMAKLAEQAERYEEMVEFMEKVAKTVDVEELTVEERNLLSVAYKNVIGARRASWRIISSIEQKEESRGNEDHVAIIKEYRSKIEAELSKICDGILNLLESHLIPSASSAESKVFYLKMKGDYHRYLAEFKTGGERKEAAESTLLAYKSAQDIALAELAPTHPIRLGLALNFSVFYYEILNSPDRACNLAKQAFDEAISELDTLGEESYKDSTLIMQLLRDNLTLWTSDITDDAGDEIKEASKRESSEAQ